The Metabacillus sediminilitoris genome window below encodes:
- a CDS encoding YodL domain-containing protein → MYTLLVNKRIQTYDITIFQTPNFGEKKGYQNVYRNYFKGNGHQDVLKKIFKTFNVADRMPVDYNARYICTGDIVLIDEGKKGQFYYKLFPEDWKRINRINVR, encoded by the coding sequence GTGTATACTTTATTAGTTAATAAACGAATACAAACATATGATATTACAATTTTTCAAACTCCTAATTTTGGAGAGAAAAAGGGTTATCAAAATGTTTATCGTAATTATTTTAAAGGGAATGGTCATCAGGATGTATTAAAGAAAATTTTCAAAACGTTTAATGTAGCTGATCGAATGCCTGTTGATTACAATGCAAGATATATATGCACAGGGGATATTGTTTTAATTGATGAGGGAAAAAAAGGGCAATTTTATTATAAACTCTTTCCAGAAGATTGGAAAAGAATTAATCGTATAAATGTAAGATAA